The uncultured Mailhella sp. genome segment CTGTTTTCTTCGGGCAGCACGAGAATGCCGGAATGATCGTCGGCAAGACCGAGCTCGCGTTCGGAGCAGATCATGCCGAACGAGGGCACGCCGCGCAGCTTGGCCTTCTTCATGACCAGGCCGCCGGGAAGCGTCGAACCCACGGGAGCCACGACCACGAGCTGACCGGCCGCCACGTTGGGCGCGCCGCACACGATGTTGAGGGGCTCTTCCACGCCCACGTCCACGGTGCAGACATGCAGGTGATCGGAATCGGGATGCGCTTCGCAGGTGAGCACGCGGCCGGTCACCACGCCTTCGATTTCCGCGTAGGGATGCACCACTTCTTCCAGTTCGAGGCCGAGCATGGTGAGCATTTCGCCCAGCTCTTCAGCCGTTCCGGTATACGGAACAAATTCCTTCAGCCAATTGAAACTCAGCAGCATATGTTTTTTCTCCTCAGAGGATGAAACCATTCTGGTCGTTCCGGATGCATCGCCCGCAAAGGCGGCGTTTCCGGCCCTCTTCCGCGGCCTGCGGCAGACAGCGCCCGGAGCATGCGCGGAAGACGGGAGCAGGGAAGGAACAAAAAGTCCTTCCCGACCGCATATTCCTTCCTCTACGCAGGGAACTGATGGAGGAAGCGCACGTCGTTTTCAAAGTTCATGCGCAGATCGGTAAGACCGTACTTCAGCATGGCGATGCGTTCCACGCCGAGGCCGAAGGCGAAGCCGGAAACCTCGTCGGGATTGTAGCCGACGGAGGCGAACACCGCCGGATCGACCATGCCGCTGCCGAGAATTTCAAGCCAGCCGGAGCCCTTGCACACGCGGCAGGGCTGACCGTTCACATGGCCGTGACCGCCGCACTGGGTGCAGGACATATCGACTTCCACGCTGGGCTCGGTGAAGGGGAAGAAGCTGGGACGGAAGCGCACGCGGGTCTTTTCGCCGAACACGGCGCGCACGAAGGCCGTGAGCGTGCCGCGAAGATCGGCCATGGTTACGTGCTTGTCCACGAGCAGGCCCTCTATCTGATGGAACATGGGGGTGTGGGTCACGTCGGAGTCGCGGCGGTACACCTTGCCTGGTCCGATGACGGCAAGCGGAGGCTTGCGGTTCATCATGGTGCGCACCTGCACGCAGGAGGTGTGGGTGCGCAGCAGCACCTTGTCGGTGATGTAGAGGGTGTCCTGCATGTCGCGGGCGGGATGTTCCGGCGGCATGTTGAGGGCTTCAAAGCAGTTGAAGTCGGTCTCCACCTCGGGGCCGCCGGCAATTTCGTAGCCCATGTGCTGGAACACGGAGCACACTTCCTGCATGGCCAGCGTGATGGGATGCAGGGAGCCGTTCCACAGGGTGCGGCCCGGCAGGCTGGGATCGAATCCGGCGAGGAAGGCGGCCTCCCGTTCCTGTTCCTGACGGGCGAGGCGGGCTTCAAAGAGTTCCACGAGGCGCTGCTTCACCGCGTTGGCGGCCTGACCGAAGGCCGGGCGCTGTTCGGGAGAGAGCTCGCGCATGTGCGACATGAGTTCGGCAAGCTGCCCCTTGCGGCCGAGAAAGTCCACGCGGGCCGCTTCCAGTTCCGCTTCAGACGAGATGCGGTTCAAGCGTTCATCGAGCTTGCCGACCAGTCCGTTCAATTGTTCAAGGAAATCCATGGCAAGGCCTTGTGGCAGGCTGCGCTCTGGGCGCGCCTGAAGGAAAGATATGAAAAAGGGGTGCAGAGCCAAGGCCCTGCACCCCCTGCGGGGAAAAACTCCCCAAAAAGCTTCATCTGGTGCCTCGGGCCGCAAGGGCCGCGGGCTGTTCCGAAATGGGAACTTACGCCAGCTTGGACTTGGCCAGTTCGACGATGGCGGCGAAGTCGGCCTTTTCGCGCACGGCGAGGTCGGCCAGCATCTTGCGGTTGATTTCCACGCCGGCGAGCTTCAGGCCGTTGACCAGGCGGGAATAGGACAGGCCGTTGATGCGGGCGCCGGCGTTGATGCGCTGGATCCACAGGCGGCGGAAGGCGCGCTTGCGGAGCTTGCGGCCTTCAAAGGCATAGTTCAGAGAACGTTCGACGGCTTCGCGGGCGATGCGATACAGACGGCTGCGGCCGCCGCGGAAGCCCTTGGCCATATCCAGATATTTCTTGTGCCGACGATGGGCAGCAAGACCTCTCTTTACACGCATGGAAAATCCTCCACATTCAGTCCCGCGAGGCGGAGATCAGGCCAGCGGGAGTTGAGCCGCAAGAGGCGGCGAAATTTGAAAATCTACGCGACCTGCACGGGCAGGACTTAGGCGTAGGGCATGAGGCGCTTGACGGCCTTCAGGTTCGCGCTGTCCACGAGAGCACCCTTGCCCAGACGGGCACGACGCTTGGCATCCTTCTTGGTGAGGATGTGGCGCAGGTTCTGACGACGACGGCGGAACTTGCCGCTGCCGGTGGTGCTGAAACGCTTGGCGGCGGAACGGCTGGTCTTGATCTTGGGCATAACCAACTCCTTAGTATTCGCGACGCGCCGAATACAACGCGCGCGATTTGGGCATCAGAAAGAACCGACTATGCAACATTTTCGCATAATCCGCAAGTAAAAAATGGGGCCCGAAGCGCGAACGACAACGCTCCGCGCGCTCTGCCGGTTCCTTCCGGGAACGGAAGCATCTTCCGTTCATCGCGGTTTCCCGCGAAAATTCCTCCGGCGCGACGGAACCAAACGTCCGCCGCGCCGGGTATGAACTACTTCTTGGGAAGAGGAATGAGCAGCATCTGAAGGGTGCGGCCTTCGGCGCTGGGAGCCTGTTCGACCTTGCCCACATCGGCGGTGTCGGCGATGATCTTGGTCAGAATGGATTCGCCGCGGTCCTTGTGCACGATTTCGCGTCCGCGGAAGAACACGGTCACCTTGCAGCGATCCCCGTCTCCGAGGAAGCGGCGAATGTGGCGCAGCTTGGTTTCGTAGTCATGATCGTCGGTCTTGGGACGAACCTTGATTTCCTTGATCTGCACTACGGTCTGGTTGCGTTTGGCTTCCTTCTTCTTCTGCTGCTGTTCGTAC includes the following:
- the pheS gene encoding phenylalanine--tRNA ligase subunit alpha; this encodes MDFLEQLNGLVGKLDERLNRISSEAELEAARVDFLGRKGQLAELMSHMRELSPEQRPAFGQAANAVKQRLVELFEARLARQEQEREAAFLAGFDPSLPGRTLWNGSLHPITLAMQEVCSVFQHMGYEIAGGPEVETDFNCFEALNMPPEHPARDMQDTLYITDKVLLRTHTSCVQVRTMMNRKPPLAVIGPGKVYRRDSDVTHTPMFHQIEGLLVDKHVTMADLRGTLTAFVRAVFGEKTRVRFRPSFFPFTEPSVEVDMSCTQCGGHGHVNGQPCRVCKGSGWLEILGSGMVDPAVFASVGYNPDEVSGFAFGLGVERIAMLKYGLTDLRMNFENDVRFLHQFPA
- the rplT gene encoding 50S ribosomal protein L20, whose protein sequence is MRVKRGLAAHRRHKKYLDMAKGFRGGRSRLYRIAREAVERSLNYAFEGRKLRKRAFRRLWIQRINAGARINGLSYSRLVNGLKLAGVEINRKMLADLAVREKADFAAIVELAKSKLA
- the rpmI gene encoding 50S ribosomal protein L35, translated to MPKIKTSRSAAKRFSTTGSGKFRRRRQNLRHILTKKDAKRRARLGKGALVDSANLKAVKRLMPYA
- the infC gene encoding translation initiation factor IF-3, whose product is MRPRRDVPQDGVRRNEQIRAREVRVIGPEGEQVGILPCSDAIAMAHEAGYDLVEVAANAEPPVCRIMDFGKFKYEQQQKKKEAKRNQTVVQIKEIKVRPKTDDHDYETKLRHIRRFLGDGDRCKVTVFFRGREIVHKDRGESILTKIIADTADVGKVEQAPSAEGRTLQMLLIPLPKK